From Bermanella sp. WJH001:
GGGGATAACTTCTACTAGGAACGAGCGGCAGATTTATATATTTAATACGCTCTGTGGGTTCAGGCCTTACACTACTAAATTAATACCAATGCCTTATTTAAGTTCACTTAGTATGCTGCTATTTTGCGTGGTTACTTAAAAGGAGCTTAAATACATGAAATTGAATTTATTATTAATCCTATCAATCTTACTTCTAGCGGGTTGTGGATCAGGATCATCAGACAGCGAAAAAGAATTAGAGCCAAATATTCAACTGCCGCTTGACCCTGAGCCACCAGTAGACCCCATACAACCATTCACGCCGAGCAATAAAGCACTTAGCAATTTAACGTTAGTTGATGCATCAGGTCGTCCTTTGACCAATGCCAATGTTGAGATTACTGCACAGACTGAGCTAAGTAATGAAGAGGCATCAGCAGATAGCTTCAAATCGTTTTTAACCACAACCCTACTAACCGATGAAAACGGTAATGTGGTTTTAAATGATTTAGTGCCTGGTATCTACAGACTTGTTGTGACGATTGGTGATGTAACGGTTACCAGTACCATTGTTATCAATGCAAATAATGCAAGTGATTCCACCACGATTGCCGCTCCTATCATTGTTAATGGTGATGATGTGCAGGCATTGCAGGGTGAGAATGGTGAAAATTTAGCTATTTTCGCATCTATAAGTGGCGTGATTTATGATGGTGATGGTCCTGTATCAGGGGTTCAAGTTGAGTTGTCTGGTGGTGAAGCTACCAATGGATCTGTGGCGATTGATATAACCAATGAAAAAGGCGAATACCTACTTATAGTCAATGTTTCATTAGAAAAACTGTCTGCTATGACGCAGGCAACATTGAGAATCAGCAAAGATGGTTACCTTTTACAGAACCTATCTTTCAACCCTACGCAGCGACTTGCATTTGTTGGTGAAAATTTTGAGCTGACGCCCGCAGAATCAAACAGTAATCTTGTTTTTTACTCTGAAAACTTTGAACAGCAAGCAGAAGGTGCAGTTTGTGGCTTTTGGACAGCACAGTCAGTAGAGGATGAATTTGATGGCCCAGGTCCCATTCAAGAAATGGCGCTAAGTGAAGAAGTAGAAGAGCCTGCACTTCTGAATCTTTGGCATACTCACTCTCAAGGTTTAAATATCATTAACGCGGCACTGGATGCGAATTTAGTATTACTTGCACCTGATGATTTAAGTGAAGGTGCGATTCCTAATCCTTTTGATCAAAAAGCTTGTTGGTATGGCCAAGCAGAGGGTGGAAATGTCGGTCAAGGTAATTTCTTAGGTGATGTTCTTGCAGAGAATGAAGAGAATCAAGACGAGCTCGATGGCGGTACTTCAGCGCAATCAAATGGCGGCGCTATCGTATCACCGGTTCAAGACTTCACCGCGGAAACAGGACCATTAGCCCTTACCTTTAAAACTTGGTGGGAAATTGAATCTGTTAATCCTAATGAAAATGGATTTGATTTGTTAATTATTGAATATAGCCAAGATGGTGGTGATACTTGGAACGACTTAGCGCGACTAAATCCATTAAGTGATCCGCAAACCGGTAGTGAGGGTGAAGGTGGTGAAAATGGTGAAGAGGAAGGTTTTGATCGAGCACCGATTCCATTTTCAAATCGTGGTTTCAACCGAGCGCCGGCTTGGACAACACAAGAGCCTATCGATATTTCATTGCTAGCAGGTGAGAGTAATGTGAAGTTTCGTTTTGTATTCAAAACTAATGACGAATTATTTAATGGCTTTCGTGGCTGGCTTTTAGATGATGTTAAGATCATTCGTCAAGAAGGCACCTTTCCTCACTTTGTTCCAAGTGAAGACGAAAGTGAATGTGTCGAGGCTGAATGCGAGCTAGAGCCTTAATAATCAATAAACAGTAATGTTTATTCAGTTTAAGCCCAGTACCTAAAAATAGGTCTGGGCTTTTTTATGGGTTTCAATGTACCGAAAGCCTGATCTTGGATATGAGTTAAGCAATCTAACTCTGTATCAAACTGTGCTAACGCGTTAGCAAAATTTGGTGGAGACGGCGGCGAACCCTGAATCTGTGTAAGTGCCAACACTGTGGTGTTATTCAGGCACAAAAAAGCCCAGTACCTAATAATAGGTCTGGGCTTTTTTGCTGGCTTTCGATGAATTGAAAGCCTGATCTTGGATATGAGTTAAAAAATCTAACCCTGTATCAAACTGTGCTAACGCGTTAGCAAAATTTGGTGGGACGGCGGGGATTGTGTATCGGCCTGAAGCCCTTATTTTGCCCTTATTTCGTTCGTTTTTTCTCTGGTAGTGTTACTAATAGTGTTACTAAAGCTGACTTCTAGTTACTGCCTGTCTGAGCGATATCAATAGCCAATACGGCCTTATTTCTAAACTCAAGTGGTGAATCAATTCCCAAAATAGGGTTTTTCACGCCACCTGTACCGCTAATAGTAATTGTACCAAATCCAAGTATTCGCCCTAGTATGGATTGATTAACAGCAAAGCTCTCTACTTTGCTGTGATTAAGTTCAATTGTATTTCTTTTTATCAGCCCAGTTTTTGCGATTATGCGTTTGTTTGTTATAGCCAGCTCAGTTGATATCTTGTAAATAAAGGCTTTTAAAGCTAACCAAATACTGAAAATTATTAATATATTGGCTATTACTTTGGCACCTTTGTCGCTATCTACAGTACCGGTGACATGAAGTAATGTTGCAACTACAAGGCAAGCAATACTTGGAAAAAATATGGCCCAGTGTATTTTTGCTTGGTAGGTTATGCCTTCTCCGGCCATCAAATTATTATTTACATAGCTCATTTTATCTTCCTTGTTTGATCAAATATAACTGGTAGTTTTGAGGTAATCATAAGGCAATGGCTTAATCATGGGTAGTTAATCATTTTGGTTTAAGCCGACTAGAGCCATAGTTCTTAGCTTGTTTGGGCTTGTAGCCCTTACCACGGCCTTTAGCTAGGTAGGATATATGGTAAATAGGGTCTTGGAATGATTCAGGCTTATTCCTATGTAGCATGTGAAAGCATTTAGGCTGTGGGAAGTGAATCCCCCCGTCATGTTGAACTGTCCAGTACCACCGGATTTTCTCGATAACTTTATGTGACGTCTGGACTTTATTGCCATCGACCAGAATAAAGCAGTGATAGTGCTGCCTTTTGGCTTTCTCTTGTTCTCTTACCCAAAAGTATGCAACTCGCTTTAATTCATACTCTCTTTTTATGGACTCCGATAATAACTTAAAAAGCACAGTCACCGCCTTGCTGTCATCGGTGTAATCAGGCTGGTTTAGGTCAAAGCGAATAAGCAATACTTTGTTGTGGTAACTGAGCATGGCTTCTAACTTGGCTAACATTCTTTTGAGTATGTTTGTATATAGTCCTGAAGCTTTGCTATTTACACAAAGGGTATGCCCCATAAAATTGGTAATTTGTGAATGGCTTATATGGCTCATAAGTCATCCATAATAGTTTTCGGACAGATACGAGTAGAGAGAAGGAAGGGCCTTAAAAAGCATATAGATATTATTAAATACCTAGTAGCGCATAAGTGGCTGCTAACCCATGGAGTGCCTTGAATATTCAGCTTGTTAGCCGCTCTCTCTCGTATTTCTCCCGTATAAACCGGTAAATAGTGTCCATTAAGGCTTAGGGGTCTTATCCATTGGTTTGTGTGGTTAGGAGAGACTAACCTCAAGTTGTTAGGTTTTGATTTAATGATCATTCGAGGATAGTATTCTTGGGCTGGTGGATGACTTTTTGCGGAGACAATCCACCAGCAATGAATGGATAGCTCTTATTTAGTTGAACTAGATAAGAGCTATTTTTTTAGGTCAAACTCAAGCTGTACTTCGGCTTCAAATTTTTCCTGAGTAATCCTAAGTTTGATTAATGCCCTAGACTGTCTGCGAGCCTCCCTTTCACTTTGCTTGTAAGACTTTTCATTGTATTTAAGTTCAGCTTCAATCCTTGCTTGTCTATCAAGTTCGGGGATGCCTGATAGGTGGCGCTCGTCTAATTGATAGCGGCCTTTTTTATCGCCCGTGTTATGAATGAGCCAAAACCCATAGTCTTTCCTTAGTGACTGTAGGGCTGATCTAGGGTCAGCTTCTAGGGTTGTCATAAGTTCTAGACTAGAGTGATCTTGGCCGTCCCATAATATGTCCAGTAATCGTCTGGCTTGAGTGTTTAGACTGGGGATATACCTTAGGGTAATGTTAGTGTACTTATCCATTGATAAGCCCTCCCATGGTTTTACGAGCTTCAACTAAGTCATTAACCAGTTGCTTAATTTCGTTGTTTTCACGGCTTGAAACGAGGGCTGATAGTACGGCCTGTATTTCAGTTTCTAACCAGCCACATGCCCGCCCGCCTAAATTAATGGACGGTGGCAATAAGCCTGCTTGAATGCGATTGAATAGAGTGGACTTGGATATTCCAAGTGTTGCTAGTACTTCGGGTTTACGGATTATGCGTAGTTGTTTGTTATACATGTTTAACCTCTAGAGTTATTTGGCTCTATTAGGTTAAATCTGATCTTTAATGGATTGTGGAATATTCCAATATGCTAGTTGAATATTCTTTTAATTATAGGTTTTCTTGAGCAGACTTTAAATAATTCGCTAGTGTCTTCTCTCCAATATCAAGCTCAATGCCTTTAAATGATAATGCTTGAATAACACTCGAAGCATCTTTATTCGGCTTACCCGTAAGTCCATCCACTAAGGCATCAGATAAATGACGAATTGTACTGAGATAACTATTTTTTGTTTTTGGTGAGGGGTTCTCGCTAGATGATGAAAGACTATTAATTAAGCTAGTGAGGTTTTCTGTTTTAATTATAATATTACAGTCATTAGGTAGTTCCCCAGCGGGGAAGTAGTTCCTTTCAGAGTTGTATGGGAGGTTTTCTCTTTCCAATTTCTCTAAGGTATCCTTATCAAATCGCTCTTGTAGCTGGGCGATGATTTGACCTTTATCTGTATTTTTTATTAAAAATGTGCCATCTAAATTAACCAGTTCAATGGAGGGACCATCCGTTTCCATTTGATAAAGGTGGGATATATCCAGTACCTCCGAACCTACCATCGGTAAATCCCAAATATTACTTATGCCATATATTTTTTCTTCAAGTATTAGCTGATATTCTGATGAATAGTCAATTCCATTATAATGTTCAAGCGTTACATCAGGCCCGAAGTCTTCAATTAATGCCTTGGCAAATTCACCATTTATCTTATAGGTTCCAGCTTCTGACTTTGGAACTAGTTTCCCTATTCTAGCCATAGCATTATTAACAAGGTTGACAGATAAGATCAGATTGCCGTCTAGGGCTAATTGCAATAAATCACTTTTTTAACAGATTCATTTAATAACAAGCTTAAATATTGACAGGCATCATCTAGTGTCATCCATTGCTTTAGTTTAAATAGCTTGCTCATGTAATTCCTTTTTATAAAATTTAATATTATTCGTAAGGTTTGCTCCGCTAACTTTACTAGACCACCAAGCCATCATAACTCTGCGTCTTTCAACGTATTCAGCGCGATTATAAGCGGCCCTTACTTCGTTCTTATCCACATGAGCCAGTGCTGCCTCAATCACATCATGGTCAAAGCCTGCTTCGTTTAGCGTGGTGCTGGCCAGTGCGCGCATACCATGGGCTACCATCTTATCTTTGTAGCCGTGACGCTTTAGAACCGTGTTTGCGGTGCTTTCGTTTAGGTGTTTGCTCTTAGTTCTGGCTGAGTGAAAGACATGCTCATAATGACCGGTAAGCGGCTTTATGTGCTCTAGGATGGCCAAGGCTTCATCAGATAGTGGGACAGTATGGGGCTTTTTCTTTTTCATGCGCTCTGCTGGGATGTGCCAAAGCTTGTTTTCAAAATCTATTTCGTCCCATTTGCTGCCTGCTGCTTCGCTGGGTCTTACCATTGTGTGAAGTTGCCAGAATATAAGAGAGCGGGTTAGTGGCTGGATATTGGCGTTTTTTATTGCCGTAGTGAATTCAGATAAATCTTCAGGTCGAATGGTTGGGTAGTGTGTTTTAGATGGGGCTTTAAAGGCTTTGGTTATGCCTGCTAATGGGTTGTTGTCACATAGCCCAGTATTAACGGCATAGTTCATCACTTCGTTAATGCGTTGGCATAGGCGCTTAACCAGATCATGGCTACCGTTTTTGTGTATGGGTTGGAAGGTATCTATGATAAGTGAGGCTTTTAGCTTGTGTATTGGATATTTGCCTAGTTTTGGGAATATATGAAGCTCAAAAGAGCGGTAAATATCTAGGGCATGATCTAGGCTGACTTGGCTTTTCTTAACTTCTAGCCAGTTGTCCGTCACAAATTTAAGTGTGTTTTCATGAGCCGCTTTCTGTTGCTGCTGGTGGCTGTCTTTGTATTCTTTGGGGTCGATTTCTCGAGTAAGCAGCTCTCTTGCTTCTGATCTAAGCTCTCTGGCTCTGGATAGGCTTACATCAGGATAAGAGCCAAAACCTAAATTGGCGCGTTTCTTTGTATAGGGGCGGTAGTAGTTGAATAGCCAAAGCTTTGAGCCATTGGGCTTGATTCTGAGCATTAAGCCGTTGCCATCAGCAAGGTTGTATTCCTTCTCCTTGGGCTTGGCTTGTTTGATCTGCTTATCGGTAAGCGGTTTGGTTAGTCTGGCCATTTTAGTAACACTAAGTCCGTTAAAATTAGTGGTGTTACTACGAGTGTTACTTAAAAGAGTGGATGTTACAAGTTTGCATGGGATGGTAATGGATACAAAAAACCCGCTAAACCTAATGATTTAGCGGGTCTTTGATGGTTTTAGATGTTCTTAAAACCTGATTTTGGTGGAGACGGCGGGGTTCGAACCCGCGTCCGCCAACACTCCCCTATCAGCTCTACATGTTTAGTCACTCTACTAGATTAACCCATCACGGCCCGAGAGACAGGGCGTTTAGGGCGAGCCTAATACTATTTAGCAGTTTGGCCTTAGGCGAGCCTCCCGTGCGAGCTTATGCTGCGATGCCCTCGTTGTCTGTCCATAAGCATCCAGACTCGGAGGTTAGCGGGCAATTAAGCCGCTAGTGCGTAGTTTTCGTCGTTTGCGACTATTTAAATGTACAACGGGGATTTAGGTGATCGTTATACCCTCACCACATGCACCTCAAGCTTCATCATCGGCGTCGAAT
This genomic window contains:
- a CDS encoding PH domain-containing protein; amino-acid sequence: MSYVNNNLMAGEGITYQAKIHWAIFFPSIACLVVATLLHVTGTVDSDKGAKVIANILIIFSIWLALKAFIYKISTELAITNKRIIAKTGLIKRNTIELNHSKVESFAVNQSILGRILGFGTITISGTGGVKNPILGIDSPLEFRNKAVLAIDIAQTGSN
- a CDS encoding inovirus-type Gp2 protein; the protein is MSHISHSQITNFMGHTLCVNSKASGLYTNILKRMLAKLEAMLSYHNKVLLIRFDLNQPDYTDDSKAVTVLFKLLSESIKREYELKRVAYFWVREQEKAKRQHYHCFILVDGNKVQTSHKVIEKIRWYWTVQHDGGIHFPQPKCFHMLHRNKPESFQDPIYHISYLAKGRGKGYKPKQAKNYGSSRLKPK
- a CDS encoding AlpA family phage regulatory protein yields the protein MYNKQLRIIRKPEVLATLGISKSTLFNRIQAGLLPPSINLGGRACGWLETEIQAVLSALVSSRENNEIKQLVNDLVEARKTMGGLING
- a CDS encoding integrase domain-containing protein, which produces MARLTKPLTDKQIKQAKPKEKEYNLADGNGLMLRIKPNGSKLWLFNYYRPYTKKRANLGFGSYPDVSLSRARELRSEARELLTREIDPKEYKDSHQQQQKAAHENTLKFVTDNWLEVKKSQVSLDHALDIYRSFELHIFPKLGKYPIHKLKASLIIDTFQPIHKNGSHDLVKRLCQRINEVMNYAVNTGLCDNNPLAGITKAFKAPSKTHYPTIRPEDLSEFTTAIKNANIQPLTRSLIFWQLHTMVRPSEAAGSKWDEIDFENKLWHIPAERMKKKKPHTVPLSDEALAILEHIKPLTGHYEHVFHSARTKSKHLNESTANTVLKRHGYKDKMVAHGMRALASTTLNEAGFDHDVIEAALAHVDKNEVRAAYNRAEYVERRRVMMAWWSSKVSGANLTNNIKFYKKELHEQAI